GGTCTTGCTGATCGTGCTGCTACCCGCGACTTAAGCTGGGGCGTGCCGGTTCCATTGGAAGAAGCCAAAGGTAAAGTATTGTATGTCTGGTTTGATGCTCCTATCGGATATGTATCGGCCACCAAAGAATGGGCTGAGGAACAAGGCAAACCGGAGCTCTGGAAAGACTTCTGGCAGGATGAAGATACCGAGCTCTACCACTTTATTGGTAAAGATAACATTGTGTTCCACTGCATTATGTTTCCCGTTGTACTGATGGAGCATGGTGATTATGTATTGCCCAAAAATGTGCCGGCAAATGAGTTTTTAAACCTGGAAGGGAAGAAACTATCCACCTCCCGGGGTTGGGCTGTTTGGTTGCATGAATACCTGGATGTTGAGGAATTCAATCCCGACCTTCTTCGGTATGCGCTTGGTACTACCCTGCCGGAATCAAAGGATTCTGATTTCTCCTGGAAAGATTTCCAGACCAGAGTAAATACAGAACTGGCGGATGTATTGGGTAACTTCACCAACCGCTCTCTTTCCTTCACGGCTAACTATGCGGACGGAAAAGTTCCCGAGCTCATTGAGCCTTCCGATTTGGATAAGGAAACCTTGCAGTCAATCCGTGATCAAAAGGAGAAAATTACCCAGGCTTATGAGAACTTCCGATTTAAGGAAGCCATCAACGAAACGATGAACCTGGCCCGTATTGGTAATCGCTATTTTACAGAAACCGAGCCATGGAAAACACGCAAAGATGATCCGGTTAAATGTGGGAATACATTATATGTGAGTCTGCAAATCAGTGCGGCTCTCTCCTGCTTGTTTGACCCTATTCTCCCTGCTAAAATGAAACAACTCAGAGCTCAATTTGGGTTGAGTGATAATTTCGGTTGGGATGACATCACCCCGAATATGCTGATAAAAGGCACTCCTGTTAACCAGGGCGACATTCTATTTGATAAAATTGAGGACGAACTCATCGAAGAACAAATTCAAAAACTACACGACAAAGCCAAGGCCGCCGACCCTACACCGGATGTTCCTGAATTAAAGGATGACATCGAATTCGGAGATTTCATGAAGCTGGATCTGCGAGCCGGTAAAATCCTGACGGCTGAGAAAATCGAAAAGTCCGACAAGCTTATTAAGTTTACGGTGGATATCGGGCTGGAGAAGCGCCAGATTGTATCCGGCATTGCAAAGCATTTTAACGCAGAGGATCTTCCCGGTCAAAAAGTGAGTGTGGTGGCAAACCTCGCTCCTAAAAAGCTGATGGGTGTTGAAAGCCAAGGTATGATTTTGATGGCTGAAGACTCTGAGGGAAATCTTAAGTTCGTAGAAACGGACGCCGAACCCGGAAGTACGATTACATAGTTGTATACCATTAGAATAGAATTAATTAATTATGTCATCGCGAGGAGCATCGGTGTCTAAATTTCAACTCAGTTATAATTCGACACGGCGATCTCCCTTACTATTTGGGATGTTGCCATGGGGAGTTTACTTCGTTATTTCGTTTCCCAAACTGACATTCATCAATTTGTCTCTTCGCCATGGCAGTCCTCTTTTTTGGAATACACTAAATGAAATTAGAAACTGAAAATACTTGTACCATCGAGTGTCTCGAGGAATATCCCTTAGGCTATACCTCCCGAGGAAGTCAGACCGTTTTTCGGCTTTTTGCACCTAAAGCAACATCAGTGGCCGTCATTATCTACGATGAATATGAGCACAGGACCGGACTCGAATTTCCTTTAGAAAAGAACGAACAAGGCATCTGGGAAACACTTATACAGGACACGTTCTATAACAAATGGTATGCGTACAGAATTGATGGACCCGAGGATGACCCGTTCTTTGAACCTACCGAATACCACATAGCTGACCCAAGAAGCCGGCATGTGACCTCAAACAATCACCACCTGCAATTCCCTAAAACAAAGATTGTTGAGAACAACACATTTGATTGGGAAGGTGATGACTATGTGACGCCTGAAGATTCCAGAGATCTGATTATTTACGAAACCCACATTAAGGATATGGTGGCCCATTCCTCTGCAAAAACCTTTGTGCAGGGAATTTATAATGATTTTCGAGAGGCTGAGGTTGGGGGAATCCGTCACCTGAAAAAGCTCGGAGTGAATGCGGTAGAGTTTCTTCCCCTTCAAAAGTTTGGGTATTACGAGCCACCATTCAACGAAGAAAC
The nucleotide sequence above comes from Gracilimonas sp.. Encoded proteins:
- the metG gene encoding methionine--tRNA ligase codes for the protein MPNKKRILVTSALPYANGPIHLGHLAGAYLTPDFYCRYKRRTDADVAFICGSDEHGVPITIAAEKEGVSPQDIVDRYHGMNKKVFEDFGITFDYYGRTSSKVHHETSQEFFTNLHEKGFFKKKTEEQLYDPKSDMFLPDRYVKGTCPNCGFEEAYGDQCENCGTSLSPTELKNPVSALSGEKPELKKTEHWYMPLGDVQPKLEKWIDSRENWKPNVMGQVKSWLNDGLADRAATRDLSWGVPVPLEEAKGKVLYVWFDAPIGYVSATKEWAEEQGKPELWKDFWQDEDTELYHFIGKDNIVFHCIMFPVVLMEHGDYVLPKNVPANEFLNLEGKKLSTSRGWAVWLHEYLDVEEFNPDLLRYALGTTLPESKDSDFSWKDFQTRVNTELADVLGNFTNRSLSFTANYADGKVPELIEPSDLDKETLQSIRDQKEKITQAYENFRFKEAINETMNLARIGNRYFTETEPWKTRKDDPVKCGNTLYVSLQISAALSCLFDPILPAKMKQLRAQFGLSDNFGWDDITPNMLIKGTPVNQGDILFDKIEDELIEEQIQKLHDKAKAADPTPDVPELKDDIEFGDFMKLDLRAGKILTAEKIEKSDKLIKFTVDIGLEKRQIVSGIAKHFNAEDLPGQKVSVVANLAPKKLMGVESQGMILMAEDSEGNLKFVETDAEPGSTIT